One Gossypium hirsutum isolate 1008001.06 chromosome A11, Gossypium_hirsutum_v2.1, whole genome shotgun sequence genomic window carries:
- the LOC121209759 gene encoding putative E3 ubiquitin-protein ligase RF298: protein MEIEVAKLQAAASASSCQEALEREQKALKDVQSWDTQRSMLLEELASEKQKAAELQRKVGKAKRSYNQIKMLWKRERVTMEKFLAQAASIRKERECREAAGKVEEDKFKLNAEKDMQKCGQEILKS, encoded by the exons ATGGAGATTGAGGTTGCTAAATTGCAGGCTGCAGCATCAGCTTCAAGTTGTCAAGAAGCATTGGAAAGAGAACAGAAAGCACTTAAGGATGTTCAATCATGGGATACACAAAGGAGCATGCTTTTAGAGGAGCTTGCATCAGAGAAGCAGAAGGCAGCTGAGCTGCAAAGGAAAGTGGGCAAGGCTAAAAGATCCTACAAtcaaattaag ATGCTATGGAAACGGGAGAGGGTGACAATGGAGAAATTTCTTGCACAGGCTGCCTCCATAAGGAAGGAAAGAGAATGCCGTGAAGCTGCAGGAAAAGTAGAGGAGGATAAGTTTAAACTGAATGCAGAAAAAGATATGCAGAAATGCGGACAGGAGATTTTAAAAAGCTGA